Proteins from a genomic interval of Equus quagga isolate Etosha38 chromosome 13, UCLA_HA_Equagga_1.0, whole genome shotgun sequence:
- the LOC124251527 gene encoding vomeronasal type-1 receptor 4-like produces MIHIGHVSCSLAGSSNSEDKYLSLTTDRMASSELAVGVIFLLQTTFGILGNFSLLCHYLFLYFTGPRLRSTDLIVKNLIVANLLVLFSSGLPYTLSSFGWYQVFSDFGCRFFFYVRGVGRGVSIGTTCLLSVFQAIMICPRNYRWAELKMKALKCMVPSIFLCWVLHMLISVMYAMFVSSNWSKKNITNRKAFGYCSAVRHDKTRDSLYAALLSVPDVFSLVLMMWASGSMVFILYRHKQRVQHIHRTNVSSRSSPESRATKTILLLVSTFVYFYTLSSIFHVCLALSHNPSWLLFNIKSIITLCFPTASPFLLMTRDSSVSSLCFAWIRNTKSLNLMRNL; encoded by the coding sequence ATGATACACATAGGCCATGTCTCATGTTCCCTTGCAGGATCCTCTAACTCAGAAGACAAGTATCTGTCACTGACAACCGACAGGATGGCCTCTAGCGAATTAGCAGTAGGAGTGATCTTCTTATTACAGACCACATTCGGAATCCTGGGGAATTTCTCCCTTCTTTGccattatcttttcctttatttcactgGGCCTAGGCTAAGATCCACAGATTTGATTGTCAAGAACCTGATTGTAGCCAACTTACTGGTTCTATTCTCTAGCGGACTCCCCTATACATTGTCATCTTTTGGGTGGTATCAGGTCTTCAGTGATTTTggatgcagattttttttctatgttcGTGGTGTGGGCAGGGGTGTGTCTATCGGCACCACCTGCCTCTTGAGTGTCTTCCAGGCCATCATGATCTGCCCCAGAAACTACAGGTGGGCAGAGCTTAAAATGAAAGCTCTCAAGTGCATGGTCCCTTCAATTTTCTTGTGCTGGGTCCTGCACATGCTGATAAGCGTTATGTACGCTATGTTTGTGAGCAGCAATTGGAGCAAGAAAAATATCACAAACCGAAAAGCATTTGGATACTGTTCTGCTGTTCGTCATGACAAAACCAGAGACTCTTTATATGCAGCATTGCTATCAGTCCCTGATGTTTTCAGTTTGGTGCTCATGATGTGGGCCAGTGGTTCCATGGTTTTCATACTGTACAGGCACAAGCAGAGGGTCCAACACATTCATAGGACCAATGTCTCCTCCAGATCCTCCCCGGAGTCCAGAGCTACTAAAACCATCCTTCTCCTGGTGAGCACCTTTGTGTATTTTTACaccctttcttccatctttcatGTATGTTTGGCTCTCTCTCACAATCCTAGCTGGCTTCTTTTCAATATCAAGTCAATAATCACTCTATGTTTCCCAACTGCCAGCCCTTTTCTGCTTATGACCCGTGACTCCAGTGTATCCAGTCTTTGCTTTGCCTGGATAAGGAATACAAAATCTCTTAATCTTATGAGAAATCTATGA